From the genome of Acidihalobacter aeolianus:
CGAGCGGGTGCGGCGCGCTTTCGACGGCAGCTTCGCAATCCAGGGTGAGCAGGTGCGGGTGGGGGCCAGTCTGGGCTTGACGGTGTACCCCCTGGACGATGTCGATGCCCAGGATCTGATCCGTCACGCCGACATCGCGCTATATCAGGCCAAGGATGCCGGTCGCGGCGTACACCGTCTGTTCGAGCGCGACCGCGAGGAACAACTGCACCGCATCGACGAACTGCAGCGGGAGTTTCTCGATGCATTGGCCGACGACAGACTCGTACTGCACTACCAGCCCAAAGTCGACATGGCCACGGGTGTCGTCTGGGGAGCCGAAGCACTGGTGCGCTGGAATCGGCAGGGTTCCCTGGTCATGCCGTCGGATTTCATTGATGTGGTGGAGCAGCGCGCCCAGTTGATCCGGGGGCTGGGTCGCTACGTGCTTGATGCGGCTGCACGACAGATCGGCCTCTGGCGAGAGCAAGGGCACGATTGGTACGTATCCGTGAATATTGGCGCGCAACACCTGCTGGATTCCGGTTTCGTTGAGGACATCGACGAAATCTTGCAGCGCTACCCTGGGGTGGCGAGCTGGTTGCAGATCGAGGTCACCGAGCAGGCGGCGCTGCGTGATCTTGAGAAAACGCGCACGGCATTGATGGCCTGCCGCACACGTGGGCTGGCCGTGGCGCTAGATGATTATGGTACCGGGCATGCTTCCCTGACCTACCTCCAGGAACTACCTGCCAATCAGATCAAGCTCGATCAGCACTTCGTTGGCCATCTGCTCACCGAGCCGAGAGCGCTGGCCATCATCGCAGGGACGTTGACCTCGGCGCGCCTGCTCAGCCTGGATGTGGTTGCGGAAGGTGTGGAGACGGTGCAGCAGGGGGAGTTGCTGCTGCAGCTCGGTTGCCGCGTCGCCCAGGGGTATCTGATCAGCCGGCCGATGGCGCCGGAGGCATTGCCGACCTGGGAGTCGCGTTGGCGACCGCCTGTACAGTGGACCCGGGTCGAACAGGGGGCGCGCCTGACCTATGAGGATCTGCCTCTGCTGATGGCCCGTACGGCGCATCGGTACAGCGTCATGACGCTGATAGACGCGCTAGCTGAGCCGCGCAGCGAGGTGCATCCGCACCTGGGCTCACACGATTGTCCTGACGAAACCGGTTGCCCCTTGGGTCAGTGGCTGACGGAGGCGGACAATCGGCACGCAGAACAACCGGGCTTCGCCGCCTTACAGCGGCAGCACACCGCGCTGCATCGCAAGGCCGATGAGGCGATCGGCGCCTGGTATGGAGAAGACGCGGATGCGTTGGTCACCGCTATCGGTGAGTTTCAGCACGAGGCCGACGTGCTGGATGCGCTACTGCTCGAGTTCGTGCGCCGAGTGTCCAGCGAAGGCTAGCTCCAAGTCGAAGCATGGCTGCGTCAGGCCGCGCCTCTGCGTACGGCCAGGCGTGCTCCTGTCTGGGTGGACTGCATCGAGCCGTTGCGTTGTGGCACGGCCTGCACCAGCCGGTAACCATAACCCTTGACGTTGCGGATCGTGATCGGCACGCCCTGGCGCTCCAGAGATGCGCGCAGATTGCGGATCTGCGAGGCAAGCCGTGCGCGTGCATTCGGCTTGCCCATCCACACCACGGCCTCCAACCGTTCATAGGAAACGGCTCGCGTGTTGCGATCGTGCAGGGCCTGCAGCAATTCGATTTCCTTGGCCCGCAGAGCGATGGGCCAGCCGTTGAGGTAGGCGCGGTGGGTGAGCGGGTCGAGGCCCAGTGGCCCGATATATCGGTGATTCGGATAGCCCGAGGCGCGTCTTAGCAGCGCGCGAATGCGCAGCAGTATTTCCTCGCCTGTCGTTTGATCGTGCGTACAAAAGACAGGCGCCCAGTCGGTGTGTATTTCGTTGCATCGTTCCGCTGAATGCATCAACAGGATCGGCGGGCATTTGTGCGGCACAGGGAGAATCAATTCGATATCGTGCAGCCACTGAGAAAACGCATCGTGAGAATAACCGCGCATGATAATGACGGAAAAATCTCTGGTAGATAGCAATTCCTCAGTTTGTTCTAAATTTCTGGCATAAGCGACTCTGAAGCCATCCTGCGTGAGCAGTCGTCGCAGAGAAAATGCCTGCTCGTATTCTCCAGATATCAAAATCCATCGCATGGTAGATACCTTCATGGAAATTTAACGCAAGTTTCACGGAGTTTTAACAAAAATACTAACAGATTGTTTTTGCAAGAAAAAATTTTTGTTTCTGAAAAATGGTTTCAGGTAAATGAAAGACCTCTCTCAGGACGTTTACGCAGACTCCGCATGCCGGTCACGAGTCGCTATGACCGATCGTCTCGGTAAATGTTTCGATTCATTCATATAAACGATTGATAGATCAGGGATTGCCATCGTCACATGCCGGCAATTTCAACGGCTTGGCCACATGTCGATGCGACATGGCGATCATCGATCGTGCTTGCGAGGGAGTGTTCAATGCGTTCGAAAAGATTTCAGTTGCATCCGCTTGCGGCGGCATTCGCTGCGGCAGGTGTGGCAATAACCCTGCCTAATCTTGTTTATGCGCAGACGGTAAAGTCCGACAAGCAAACGAAAATATCGGCATCCCGGGGCGATGCCACGAAGACGTTCAACGTAGGTGTGGTCACGAAAGAATTGAATCCACTGGACACCCTGGGTGGGATACCGACCAAAAAACATATTTTCGAATCGACCCAGTCGGTCAAGGTAATCGGAAAGAAGGAATTGGACACGGTTGGCCCGGCCATGGGTGCGGGGCAGGCGCTTGAGCAGGCACCGGGCGTGAACGTGCTTAACGACGGGCCCAGCGGAGCGCCTCGCGCCAGCATCAGCATCAACGGCATGAAGACGGGCTGGGGCAATATCGGCGGCAATGCCAACGACGGTATGGTGATGGTGACCTTCGACGGCGTGCCGATGATCGATCCAGCCTATGGTGTGTGGCAGGCATCGGAAGTACCGCAGGTATCAATGTTCCAGGGTATCGCGGTGACCTACGGCCCGGGATATCCGGTGAATCGCTGGTACGACAATATCGGCGGCTCGGTTAATTTCGTGCCAATCCAACCGCGTGCCAAGGCCGGTCTAAAGATTGGCATGTTTGCCGGGAGCTTCGACACCCAGGGCGCGAATTTCAGCGCGCAGTCGGGTGATATTGACGGCTGGTCCACCGTGGTGGCCGGCGGTGTCGGCAGCAGCGGGAATTTCGTGAAGGGTTACGGTTTCAATAATCCCGCGAACAATTACGCTTATTATTTCAAGACGCGCAAGGATTTTTCCGGCGGGCATTTCAGCATAGGGGCCTATACCTCGCATTCAGTTGCGTACCGTCCAGTACCGATACCCGTGAGTCCAAACGCCAATGTTACGATCTATGGCGTCAATCCGTATACCGGTAATCCTATTCCGGGTCCGGTCTACAGCCAGTCGACGACCGGATATTACACCTCATTGCCAAAATCCACGTACTGGAAGCGGGCATTCGTCAATACGACCCTGATTTATTCTAAATTCGAGGATGCATTGACCGAGCACGTGGCCCTGCACAACCTCCTGTTCTATCGTTACGGCAACCGCATTCATCTGCATTACAACAACCTGGGGCAATCTCCCAGCGTGCTTTATCAATATTACAACGCAACCAGCCATACCTATGGCGACAAGCTGTATCTGAGTTTTTCGCTCCCCTACCGGAACGAAATTTCGGTAGGTGGCTATGTAGTCAACAACCAATATTATTCTTTGCTGGATTTCTACAATCCTTCGCTGACGGCCACTGTGAATGGGCAGACGGTTTATCACAGCCTGTCACTGCCGCATCATTTTCATAGCTCATATCTCTACGAAACCGATCTTGCCGCCTTTGTGCAGGACGATTTCCAGGCGACCGATAATTTCCGCATCACACCCGGTATTCGCGTGGTGAATTTCAAGTCGAATTTCGTCAACAACGCCGCAGCCGCGTTCCCGATCAATGTGCAGTATTCGATCGGCAATAATGGTGATACCCAGCCCAATTCGGAAACCAGTTTTACCGAGGTCGAACCCTCGATCGGTGCCAACTGGAAGGTCACCAAGAAAATCGCGCTGTA
Proteins encoded in this window:
- a CDS encoding TonB-dependent receptor; translated protein: MRSKRFQLHPLAAAFAAAGVAITLPNLVYAQTVKSDKQTKISASRGDATKTFNVGVVTKELNPLDTLGGIPTKKHIFESTQSVKVIGKKELDTVGPAMGAGQALEQAPGVNVLNDGPSGAPRASISINGMKTGWGNIGGNANDGMVMVTFDGVPMIDPAYGVWQASEVPQVSMFQGIAVTYGPGYPVNRWYDNIGGSVNFVPIQPRAKAGLKIGMFAGSFDTQGANFSAQSGDIDGWSTVVAGGVGSSGNFVKGYGFNNPANNYAYYFKTRKDFSGGHFSIGAYTSHSVAYRPVPIPVSPNANVTIYGVNPYTGNPIPGPVYSQSTTGYYTSLPKSTYWKRAFVNTTLIYSKFEDALTEHVALHNLLFYRYGNRIHLHYNNLGQSPSVLYQYYNATSHTYGDKLYLSFSLPYRNEISVGGYVVNNQYYSLLDFYNPSLTATVNGQTVYHSLSLPHHFHSSYLYETDLAAFVQDDFQATDNFRITPGIRVVNFKSNFVNNAAAAFPINVQYSIGNNGDTQPNSETSFTEVEPSIGANWKVTKKIALYANYATGYRSPAGATGTYAHFLVSTLKPQKSTQYQIGLKAYLPHDGYLRNALLSVNYYHLDDSNEIIPIPVVSHAYSLFASGSSTFSGVNLSFVDNPIYSLHLFANLSVERAIYSNYVSPSHGSYNGKPISNTPDHTVNAGVFDEFYRDGVVFKPRLWWNYTGAQYIYNNNTGAPTTQKLPAFGLWNAGLKIALGRQVAFAGMQGLTLSFDVTNLLDKKYNAYEYISGGGYYGVAGQLLAEPGAPRAYYASVEARF
- a CDS encoding EAL domain-containing protein, translated to MSMANDDSRWRDVLARVRRFIRLDDASLGLLARYTNHLTADADRLALRFYDYLLSYPETSAMFGSMGNERLHELAAIQAAHFRGLIENWPETASRSVGRVARAHYAQNVSPVWVAGGYSLYLDHLEERIGLLPEAERPGLRSATFRVILADIMLQFAGFESIHNETGAERAMISQALIETTLKLADLAAPEEVLGSICTELVMRSRHLPAVWFGLIEEPHAPITAYAGAGREQLWSPIEVTYDPEDPLWRALEHNRLQVLTHQSGGLPAWCAGQQGVEAVAIFPFGRVGGLRGVGVVYSDRSWYFDHIDLTPFGAFARLGQVLLGLKESHLRDPLTGLPNRGLFMDRLRHSMVQNLRRDRLLGVGMIDLDGFKSVNDRMGHPSGDALLREVATRIQSALRQGDTVARFGGDEFGLLLPDLRNLDEAEVVVERVRRAFDGSFAIQGEQVRVGASLGLTVYPLDDVDAQDLIRHADIALYQAKDAGRGVHRLFERDREEQLHRIDELQREFLDALADDRLVLHYQPKVDMATGVVWGAEALVRWNRQGSLVMPSDFIDVVEQRAQLIRGLGRYVLDAAARQIGLWREQGHDWYVSVNIGAQHLLDSGFVEDIDEILQRYPGVASWLQIEVTEQAALRDLEKTRTALMACRTRGLAVALDDYGTGHASLTYLQELPANQIKLDQHFVGHLLTEPRALAIIAGTLTSARLLSLDVVAEGVETVQQGELLLQLGCRVAQGYLISRPMAPEALPTWESRWRPPVQWTRVEQGARLTYEDLPLLMARTAHRYSVMTLIDALAEPRSEVHPHLGSHDCPDETGCPLGQWLTEADNRHAEQPGFAALQRQHTALHRKADEAIGAWYGEDADALVTAIGEFQHEADVLDALLLEFVRRVSSEG
- a CDS encoding winged helix-turn-helix domain-containing protein, encoding MRGYSHDAFSQWLHDIELILPVPHKCPPILLMHSAERCNEIHTDWAPVFCTHDQTTGEEILLRIRALLRRASGYPNHRYIGPLGLDPLTHRAYLNGWPIALRAKEIELLQALHDRNTRAVSYERLEAVVWMGKPNARARLASQIRNLRASLERQGVPITIRNVKGYGYRLVQAVPQRNGSMQSTQTGARLAVRRGAA